The window AAACACTTATTGTAACACGGATGCGCCTCCGGTGATCAAGCCGACTGCCTCCCCGACTCTTTACCCGGACATCTCCGGACCGTATAATAAAGGGAAATTGTAAAAAAAACGACCCGGGGGAGACGATCTTGGGAACCATACGTATACCATCGCCGGTAACGCTGTTTATCGCCGTTTTGTATCAGGATCCGATCATATTCGATAACGTCTGTTCCACCCTTCAGGAGAAGCTCGGCGAAATCGAATGGACAAGCGAGCCCTTACCATTTACCCACACCACATACTACCATTCGATTGGCGAACAGCTCCTCCGGGTTTTCCTGGTTTTTCGGAAACGCATCGATCCGGGCTTTCTACCGGATCTCAAGATACTAACCAATCAGATCGAAGAACAGACTGCAACCGGGGAAAAGAGCCGGCAAATCAACCTCGACCCCGGGTATTTCGATGGTGGGAAAATCGTGTTGGCTACGACAAAAAACTCTTCCCACCGCGTCTACCTGGGAAAGGGAATCTACGGAGAGGCTACTATACGCTGGGAAAAGGGAAGTTTCCGGCCGTTCGAACACACTTATCCCGATTACTCCAGCATAGACTACCGTCCGATCCTGTCACGGATCCGCGACCTCCACCGCCTCTCACAGGATCAATCCCGGAATGAACCGGTTCAATAGACCGGGGTTGCCGGTACTTCGCTTTCCCCGTCATCACCCACGTACACCCCGGCGTCGCTTACCGAAGATCTCCCGATACACAGGATTGTCTCGCAGAAGCGCCCGATGCGTGCCGACGCCGTTGATTTCTCCGTCTTTCAGAAAAATGATCCGGTCTAGTGTCTCGACCACATGCAAGGAATGCGCAATGACAATGAGGATTTTATCCCGCTCGATCCGGTGAATGGAGTCGATGATAAACTGTTCCGATTCCGGGTCGAGGCTGGAGGTCGCTTCGTCAAAAACCAGAATCGGGGGATTCTTCAGGAGGGCCCGGGCAATGGCGATCCGTTGTTTTTGGCCGCCGGAAAGCCGGTTGCCGCTTTCGCCGACCGGAGTATCGTATCCCTGATCCAGGTTGCGGATAAACTCATCGGCATGGGCTTTCTCCGAAGCGCTGCACAGCTCTTCGTCTGAAGCGGTAAATTTTCCGTACAGGATATTTTCCCGCACCGTTCCGCCCAAAATCAAGGAATCCTGCAGCACAACCCCAATCAAGTTGCGCAGGGAAGCGATTTT is drawn from Atribacteraceae bacterium and contains these coding sequences:
- a CDS encoding DUF4416 family protein, translated to MGTIRIPSPVTLFIAVLYQDPIIFDNVCSTLQEKLGEIEWTSEPLPFTHTTYYHSIGEQLLRVFLVFRKRIDPGFLPDLKILTNQIEEQTATGEKSRQINLDPGYFDGGKIVLATTKNSSHRVYLGKGIYGEATIRWEKGSFRPFEHTYPDYSSIDYRPILSRIRDLHRLSQDQSRNEPVQ